One window from the genome of Pseudomonas sp. L5B5 encodes:
- a CDS encoding EAL domain-containing protein, which yields MHSLNVLILEDNSFQLMALHQMLNANGVFNVLAAESVESARRSLASKGPVDIAICDLYLEQADGLELIRELARERQAQALIILSDAEPDVLEGTAGMARELGLKILACLPKPASVAVIGELLSTYQEFSRQGPALNQALLRDLLALDLFAPGDVSPEEGLAAILGHGVAYFQPVIHRGGGLHGVEVLARWDHPERGLLMPAEFLPLIEFAGLQEVFTWHMLEQALELAAGVKLVMGHPLPVAVNIPVGILERPLFPRQLEALLRRFEIPARQLTLEIVDTTRLQTDTAHVEALLRLRMIGCKLSIGDFGVGGTSLQRLLELPFTELKIPPAFVAGMVEDERKQALVGGAVGMARRIALGVVVAGIETESEYQAAKSMGAAHLQGCFLAPPMSAAGMRQWLACTLGRESAESAVRAAGLCA from the coding sequence ATGCATTCGCTCAATGTGCTGATTCTCGAAGACAACTCGTTCCAGTTGATGGCCCTGCACCAGATGCTCAACGCCAATGGCGTGTTCAACGTGCTGGCCGCCGAGAGCGTGGAGTCCGCACGGCGTTCGCTGGCGAGCAAGGGGCCGGTGGACATCGCCATCTGCGACCTGTACCTGGAACAGGCCGATGGCCTGGAGCTGATCCGCGAGCTGGCTCGGGAGCGCCAGGCCCAGGCCCTGATCATTCTCAGCGACGCCGAGCCGGATGTGCTCGAAGGTACGGCGGGCATGGCCCGGGAGCTGGGTTTGAAGATCCTCGCCTGCCTGCCCAAGCCGGCATCGGTCGCGGTGATTGGCGAACTGCTCAGCACCTATCAGGAGTTTTCCCGGCAGGGGCCGGCGCTTAACCAGGCCTTGTTGCGAGACTTGCTGGCGCTGGATCTTTTCGCTCCGGGCGACGTGTCCCCGGAAGAGGGCCTGGCGGCGATCCTCGGGCATGGAGTGGCGTATTTCCAGCCGGTCATCCACCGTGGGGGCGGGCTGCATGGTGTCGAGGTGCTGGCCCGCTGGGACCACCCGGAGCGCGGGTTGCTGATGCCGGCCGAGTTCCTGCCACTGATCGAATTCGCCGGCCTGCAGGAGGTGTTCACCTGGCACATGCTGGAACAGGCCCTGGAGCTGGCGGCGGGGGTCAAGCTGGTGATGGGGCACCCGTTGCCGGTGGCGGTGAACATTCCGGTGGGCATCCTCGAGCGGCCGCTGTTTCCCCGGCAGTTAGAAGCCTTGCTGCGGCGCTTCGAAATTCCCGCTCGCCAGCTGACGCTGGAGATTGTCGATACCACCCGGTTGCAGACCGATACCGCTCATGTCGAAGCCTTGCTGCGCCTGCGCATGATCGGCTGCAAGCTGTCCATCGGTGATTTCGGTGTCGGTGGCACCAGCCTGCAACGCTTGCTGGAGCTGCCCTTCACCGAGTTGAAGATTCCCCCGGCGTTTGTCGCGGGCATGGTCGAGGACGAGCGCAAGCAGGCACTGGTCGGCGGAGCGGTGGGCATGGCCCGGCGCATCGCCCTGGGGGTCGTGGTGGCGGGGATCGAAACCGAATCCGAGTACCAGGCGGCCAAGTCCATGGGGGCTGCCCATCTGCAGGGCTGCTTCTTGGCGCCACCGATGAGTGCCGCCGGGATGCGCCAGTGGCTGGCCTGCACCCTGGGCCGCGAATCGGCAGAGTCGGCCGTACGGGCTGCGGGGCTGTGCGCCTAG
- a CDS encoding response regulator transcription factor — translation MSATPNNRLRIILADDHPIFLIGLRAVLEQDESLVVVGEASSPSALSQQVQDTPCDVLVTDFMMPEDQQNDGLRLLEQLRRHHPELPIVVVTMLNHAGLFRSILDLGVMGLLSKASLAEELPSAIEHARQHKPYVAQAIQRALSLAGEVGPDRLVSKDQLSPRELEVIRLLAAGHTVGEIATQLNRSKQTVSAQKVSAMRKLGLSGEAALYIYVQEHGLA, via the coding sequence TTGAGCGCTACGCCGAACAACAGATTGCGCATCATCCTTGCCGACGATCACCCGATCTTCCTGATCGGCCTGCGGGCGGTGCTGGAGCAGGACGAGAGCCTGGTCGTCGTCGGCGAGGCCAGCTCGCCCTCCGCCCTCTCCCAGCAGGTGCAGGACACCCCCTGCGATGTGCTGGTGACCGACTTCATGATGCCCGAGGACCAGCAGAACGACGGGCTGCGCCTGCTCGAACAGCTACGCCGGCATCACCCTGAATTGCCCATCGTGGTGGTGACCATGCTCAACCATGCCGGGCTGTTCCGCTCGATCCTCGACCTGGGAGTGATGGGCCTGCTGAGCAAGGCCAGCCTGGCCGAGGAGCTGCCCAGCGCCATCGAACATGCACGCCAGCACAAGCCCTACGTGGCCCAGGCCATCCAGCGGGCGCTGAGCCTGGCTGGCGAAGTGGGACCTGACCGCCTGGTGTCCAAGGATCAGCTGTCACCTCGCGAGCTGGAAGTGATCCGCCTGCTGGCCGCAGGCCATACGGTGGGCGAGATCGCCACCCAGCTCAACCGCAGCAAGCAGACCGTCAGCGCACAGAAGGTCAGCGCCATGCGCAAGCTCGGCCTTTCCGGCGAGGCTGCGCTGTACATCTACGTCCAGGAACATGGCCTGGCCTAG
- a CDS encoding homoserine dehydrogenase yields the protein MNPVKVGICGLGTVGGGTLNVLQRNAEEIARRAGRGIEVAQIATRTPKPQFQTTGIAITNDVFAVATNPEIDIVIELVGGYTVARELVLKAIDNGKHVVTANKALIAVHGNEIFAKAQEKGVIVAFEAAVAGGIPVIKAIREGLSANRINWLAGIINGTGNFILSEMREKGRTFEDVLAEAQALGYAEADPTFDVEGIDAAHKLTILASIAFGIPLQFDKAYTEGITKLTTADVNYAEALGYRIKHLGVARRTEAGIELRVHPTLIPADRLIANVNGVMNAVMVNGDAAGSTLFYGAGAGMEPTASSVVADLVDVVRAMTSDPENRVPHLAFQPDSLSDHPILPIEACESAYYLRIQAKDHPGVLAQVASILSERGINIESIMQKEVEEQDGLVPMILLTHRVLEQHINDAITALEALQGVVGPVMRIRVEHLN from the coding sequence GTGAATCCGGTCAAAGTAGGCATCTGTGGGCTGGGTACTGTCGGTGGCGGTACCCTAAACGTACTTCAGCGCAACGCCGAGGAGATTGCCCGGCGTGCCGGGCGTGGAATCGAAGTAGCGCAGATTGCTACCCGTACGCCAAAGCCTCAGTTCCAGACGACCGGTATTGCGATTACCAACGATGTGTTCGCCGTGGCGACCAACCCCGAGATCGATATTGTCATCGAGCTGGTGGGCGGCTACACCGTGGCTCGCGAGCTGGTGCTCAAGGCCATCGACAACGGCAAGCACGTGGTCACCGCGAACAAGGCGCTGATCGCCGTGCACGGCAACGAAATCTTCGCCAAGGCCCAGGAGAAGGGTGTGATCGTGGCCTTCGAAGCCGCGGTGGCCGGTGGCATCCCGGTGATCAAGGCGATCCGCGAGGGCCTGTCGGCCAACCGCATCAACTGGCTGGCGGGGATCATCAACGGCACCGGCAATTTCATCCTGTCGGAAATGCGCGAGAAGGGCCGCACCTTCGAAGACGTGCTGGCCGAAGCCCAGGCCCTGGGTTACGCCGAGGCCGACCCGACCTTCGACGTCGAAGGCATCGACGCTGCGCACAAGCTGACCATCCTCGCGTCCATCGCCTTTGGCATCCCGCTGCAGTTCGACAAGGCCTACACCGAAGGCATCACCAAGCTGACCACCGCTGACGTGAACTATGCCGAGGCCCTGGGCTACCGCATCAAGCACCTGGGCGTGGCCCGGCGCACCGAGGCGGGCATCGAGCTGCGGGTCCACCCGACGCTGATTCCGGCTGATCGCCTGATCGCCAATGTCAACGGCGTGATGAATGCGGTCATGGTCAACGGCGATGCCGCCGGCTCGACCCTGTTCTACGGCGCTGGCGCAGGCATGGAGCCGACCGCTTCCTCCGTGGTGGCCGACCTGGTGGACGTGGTCCGCGCCATGACCAGCGATCCCGAGAACCGCGTGCCGCACCTGGCCTTCCAGCCGGATTCGCTGTCCGACCATCCGATCCTGCCGATCGAGGCCTGCGAGAGCGCCTATTACCTGCGGATCCAGGCCAAGGACCATCCTGGCGTGCTGGCCCAGGTGGCGAGCATCCTTTCCGAGCGCGGGATCAACATCGAGTCGATCATGCAGAAGGAAGTGGAGGAGCAGGATGGCCTGGTGCCGATGATCCTCCTGACCCATCGGGTCCTGGAGCAGCACATCAATGATGCGATCACCGCGCTGGAGGCCCTGCAGGGCGTCGTCGGCCCAGTGATGCGCATCCGCGTCGAACATCTCAATTGA
- a CDS encoding TIGR02285 family protein produces the protein MSLAALLLWLPSLPSQAGEMLTWLLRDLPPLSIFEGASKGRGVIDLLMPQLIAELPQYQHELVRVNRARGMQMLREPSFTCDPSLIWSKERAQWVAYSITSLRVLSNGLAIRRAEREQLAQFIHDGKVDLQALLASGTQRLGVVAERSYGQQLDSLLHQAPTQALSAHYGNDALGSLLQMQRLGRLHVLLGYWPEIRYQAVQQGIDPQDLAFYSIQGTEQYQDIHVGCSDTPQGRQAIARINQALLKLRENRLMELYAAWLEPDMRDTYRADARAYFMAHPDH, from the coding sequence ATGTCGCTGGCGGCCCTGCTGCTCTGGCTGCCCAGCCTGCCGAGCCAGGCAGGGGAGATGCTGACCTGGCTGCTGCGCGACCTGCCACCCCTGAGCATCTTCGAAGGCGCTAGCAAGGGACGCGGGGTGATCGACCTGCTCATGCCACAGCTGATCGCCGAACTGCCGCAGTACCAGCACGAATTGGTGCGGGTCAATCGCGCTCGTGGCATGCAGATGCTCCGCGAACCCAGCTTCACCTGCGACCCGTCGCTGATCTGGAGCAAGGAGCGGGCGCAATGGGTGGCCTACTCCATCACCAGCTTGCGTGTCCTGAGCAACGGCCTGGCGATACGCCGCGCCGAACGCGAGCAGCTGGCGCAGTTCATCCACGACGGCAAGGTCGACTTGCAGGCGCTGCTGGCCAGCGGCACGCAACGGCTGGGGGTGGTGGCCGAGCGCAGCTATGGCCAGCAACTCGACAGCCTGCTGCATCAGGCCCCAACCCAAGCCCTCAGTGCCCACTACGGCAATGATGCCCTGGGCAGCCTGCTACAGATGCAGCGCCTGGGGCGCCTGCACGTACTGCTGGGCTATTGGCCGGAAATCCGCTACCAGGCGGTACAACAAGGGATCGACCCGCAAGACCTGGCCTTCTATTCGATCCAGGGCACCGAGCAGTACCAGGACATTCATGTCGGCTGTTCCGATACCCCCCAGGGACGCCAGGCCATCGCCCGGATCAACCAGGCGCTGCTCAAGCTGCGGGAAAACCGCCTGATGGAGCTGTACGCCGCCTGGCTGGAGCCCGACATGCGCGATACCTACCGCGCCGACGCCCGCGCCTACTTCATGGCCCATCCGGACCACTGA
- a CDS encoding ATP-binding protein, with the protein MSRRTSRRSLALSRLLAGLLAWGVLLCALPASAAKNLPFKLVPAFVDLEPLVLAPAERQWLAAHPTLRVGIAIDDYQPIDITRDRNRYQGISADYLGLVGERLGVSMEVLGFSEREQAVEALRNGTIDVLTSANGYERGVPGLRFTSDYMPDKAVVVVRGDEPELSDDLAGKRLVLLDGYANSAQVHAAYPDSQIMLSPNLYSGLEALNQGDTDAFIGNEIIVRAYKALRPYLAVQIHEQSRLPPTGFAFATVDSNPQLAQLLERALQSIDESLRREIQARWTTGLGTTSGEHIELSAEEQAWILQHPHVLVASQPYPPHVFKDKEGRWVGLNIDLLNRIARMTGLHFVHKQSASTAQTLQLLESGQAQMNTTLTDSEDRRLFLNFSHAFGGAAWVFVVRPEDRRLGSLKQMSGEVLALPARHTLESYIRRNYPDIRVRSVANYEEARALVKRGEALATIQNEIQVQALDLAYEGLRAGRSVEGTWSADEFAVRKDQPELLSILNKALEALPVAELSAIRLKWLGSTPVPMPVWQRVPAWVYWAICTALLFGLLSLAWSSRLKRQIQQRLQAEQLLNDQLAFKRALFDGMPNPVFVRDLEGRLITCNKSYEQQLGTRLEQIQGRKLIELDLLPAATARQLHNEIMQLLAGEQSVFADRQVETRNGSIHAYQWTVPFYSAQGQLQGLLGGWIDISERKRLENQLVQARQAADQANAAKSAFLSTMSHEIRTPMTAIIGLLELEKEQARVRGAPFSEALRVAYQSAQELVSLMGDSLDLAKIEAGYMQLAPQATALKPFFESIRQLFEASARSRGVQLQLVFSEEAGGRYLFDPLRLRQVMHNLLSNALKFTSEGRVRITVERQDAPTGLRISVADTGAGISPEQQEKLFTPFVQANRTISQAYGGTGLGLSICRQLIELMGGRIHLHSALGAGTVVTLELDPERLDEDLAHSGAAAPERPPSRSIDVLVVDDLSANRMVLSQQLMFLGHRVVACDNAREALECWRNGAFDLVITDCQMPGMSGYALTEAIRRVEAEQGRSPCPVIGCTANAFEDERERCERAGMNQLLVKPMTLDQLAQTLARFLPPPSFDIQTLRTMTQADEQVLERMLQELLRNLAQERQALETALQEQDPGRLGATLHRLKGVCCLIDALPLARACIELEAQVKAGQLSQAPWPVLLEAIDNLRGDIQAALGV; encoded by the coding sequence ATGTCTCGTCGAACTTCTCGCCGTTCCCTTGCGCTGTCCCGGTTGCTCGCGGGCCTGCTGGCCTGGGGTGTGCTGCTGTGCGCCCTGCCGGCCAGTGCGGCGAAGAACCTGCCTTTCAAGCTGGTGCCGGCCTTCGTCGACCTCGAGCCTCTGGTGCTGGCGCCTGCCGAGCGCCAGTGGCTGGCGGCGCACCCGACCCTGCGGGTAGGCATCGCGATCGACGACTACCAACCCATCGATATCACCCGCGATCGCAACCGCTACCAGGGAATCAGCGCCGACTACCTGGGGCTGGTGGGCGAGCGATTGGGCGTGAGCATGGAGGTGCTGGGTTTTTCCGAGCGCGAACAGGCCGTCGAGGCGCTGCGCAATGGCACCATCGATGTCCTCACCAGCGCCAACGGCTATGAGCGAGGGGTGCCGGGCTTGCGCTTCACCAGCGACTACATGCCGGACAAGGCGGTGGTGGTCGTGCGTGGCGACGAACCGGAGCTCAGTGATGACCTGGCCGGCAAGCGGCTGGTGCTGCTCGATGGCTATGCCAATTCCGCGCAGGTCCATGCGGCCTATCCAGACAGCCAGATCATGCTCTCGCCCAATCTCTACAGTGGCCTGGAGGCCCTGAATCAGGGCGATACCGATGCCTTCATCGGCAACGAGATCATCGTCCGCGCCTACAAGGCCCTGAGGCCCTACCTGGCGGTGCAGATCCATGAGCAGAGCCGCTTGCCGCCTACCGGCTTCGCTTTTGCCACCGTCGACAGCAATCCGCAGCTGGCGCAGTTGCTGGAGCGGGCGCTGCAGAGCATCGACGAATCCCTGCGCCGGGAAATCCAGGCGCGCTGGACCACCGGCCTGGGGACGACTTCTGGCGAGCACATCGAGTTGAGCGCCGAGGAGCAGGCCTGGATTCTCCAGCACCCCCATGTCCTGGTGGCGTCCCAGCCTTACCCGCCCCATGTGTTCAAGGACAAGGAAGGACGCTGGGTCGGGCTGAACATCGACCTGCTCAACCGCATCGCCCGCATGACCGGGCTGCATTTCGTCCACAAGCAGAGCGCGTCCACGGCCCAGACCCTGCAACTGCTGGAAAGCGGACAAGCGCAGATGAATACCACCCTGACCGACAGCGAGGACCGGCGGCTGTTCCTCAACTTCTCCCATGCCTTTGGCGGCGCCGCCTGGGTGTTCGTCGTCCGCCCCGAGGACCGGCGCCTGGGCAGCCTCAAGCAGATGTCGGGGGAAGTGCTGGCGCTACCGGCCCGGCATACCCTGGAAAGCTACATCCGGCGCAACTATCCCGATATTCGTGTGCGCAGCGTTGCCAACTACGAGGAGGCCCGGGCACTGGTCAAGCGTGGCGAAGCCCTGGCGACCATCCAGAACGAAATCCAGGTGCAGGCGCTGGACCTGGCCTATGAAGGTTTGCGGGCAGGGCGCAGCGTCGAGGGGACCTGGTCCGCCGACGAGTTTGCCGTGCGCAAGGACCAGCCCGAACTGCTGAGCATCCTGAACAAGGCGCTGGAGGCATTGCCGGTGGCGGAGCTCAGTGCCATTCGGCTGAAGTGGCTAGGTTCGACCCCGGTGCCGATGCCTGTCTGGCAGCGAGTGCCGGCCTGGGTCTACTGGGCCATTTGCACGGCGTTGCTGTTCGGCTTGCTGTCGCTGGCCTGGAGCAGCCGGCTCAAGCGCCAGATCCAGCAGAGACTGCAGGCCGAGCAACTGCTGAACGACCAGCTGGCCTTCAAGCGAGCGCTGTTCGATGGCATGCCCAATCCGGTTTTCGTCCGCGATCTGGAAGGGCGCCTGATCACCTGCAACAAGAGTTACGAGCAGCAACTGGGTACGCGTCTGGAGCAGATCCAGGGGCGCAAGCTGATCGAACTGGACCTGCTGCCTGCGGCCACCGCCCGCCAGTTGCACAACGAGATCATGCAACTGCTGGCTGGTGAGCAGTCGGTGTTTGCCGATCGGCAGGTGGAAACCCGTAACGGCTCGATCCATGCCTACCAGTGGACGGTGCCGTTCTACAGCGCACAGGGGCAGTTGCAGGGGCTGCTGGGTGGCTGGATCGATATCAGCGAGCGCAAGCGCCTGGAGAACCAGTTGGTACAGGCCCGCCAGGCCGCCGATCAGGCCAATGCGGCCAAGAGCGCGTTCCTGTCCACCATGAGCCATGAGATCCGCACCCCGATGACGGCGATCATCGGCCTGCTGGAACTGGAGAAGGAACAGGCCAGGGTTCGCGGCGCGCCGTTTTCCGAGGCCCTGCGGGTGGCCTACCAGTCCGCCCAGGAGCTGGTCAGCCTGATGGGCGACAGCCTCGACCTGGCCAAGATCGAGGCCGGTTACATGCAACTGGCGCCACAGGCCACGGCTCTCAAACCGTTTTTCGAGAGTATCCGGCAGTTGTTCGAAGCCAGCGCGCGCAGCCGTGGCGTGCAGTTGCAGCTGGTGTTCAGCGAAGAGGCCGGGGGCCGCTACCTGTTCGATCCGTTACGCCTGCGCCAGGTCATGCACAACCTGTTGAGCAATGCGCTCAAGTTCACCAGCGAAGGCCGGGTACGCATCACTGTCGAGCGGCAAGACGCGCCGACCGGCCTGCGCATCAGCGTCGCGGATACGGGAGCGGGGATCAGCCCCGAGCAACAGGAAAAGCTCTTCACGCCCTTTGTCCAGGCCAACAGGACCATCTCCCAGGCCTATGGCGGGACCGGCCTGGGGTTGAGCATCTGCCGGCAGTTGATCGAGCTGATGGGCGGACGAATTCACTTGCACAGCGCCCTGGGTGCCGGGACCGTGGTGACTCTCGAACTCGATCCGGAGCGGCTCGACGAAGATCTCGCGCACTCAGGCGCGGCCGCACCCGAACGGCCGCCAAGTCGCAGCATCGACGTGCTGGTGGTAGACGACCTGAGCGCCAATCGCATGGTCCTCAGCCAGCAGCTGATGTTCCTCGGGCATCGGGTCGTGGCCTGCGACAACGCCAGGGAAGCGCTGGAGTGCTGGCGCAATGGTGCGTTCGACCTGGTGATAACGGACTGCCAGATGCCCGGCATGAGTGGTTATGCACTGACCGAGGCGATCCGCCGGGTCGAGGCCGAGCAGGGGCGCAGCCCTTGCCCTGTGATCGGCTGCACGGCCAATGCCTTCGAGGATGAGCGCGAGCGTTGCGAGCGGGCGGGCATGAACCAGCTGCTGGTCAAGCCGATGACCCTGGACCAGCTGGCGCAGACGCTGGCGCGTTTCCTGCCGCCGCCGTCTTTCGATATCCAGACGCTGCGGACGATGACCCAGGCCGACGAACAGGTGCTCGAACGCATGCTGCAGGAGTTGCTGCGCAACCTTGCCCAGGAGCGGCAAGCGCTGGAGACGGCCCTGCAGGAGCAGGATCCCGGGCGACTGGGAGCCACTCTGCATCGGCTCAAGGGCGTGTGCTGCCTGATCGATGCCTTGCCCCTGGCCAGGGCCTGCATCGAGCTGGAAGCACAGGTCAAGGCGGGCCAGCTTTCCCAGGCCCCGTGGCCGGTGCTGCTGGAGGCGATCGACAATTTGCGTGGGGATATCCAGGCGGCCTTGGGCGTTTAG
- a CDS encoding DUF3509 domain-containing protein, which translates to MESISLLLSEALSPYQVVLTPSGAHGECLVSLSTTAGTLVVEREVNQAQLTDKRLLTDVVDGLHRDVLIAEGRLEPCVFAALRHAGEGKSFERRT; encoded by the coding sequence ATGGAAAGTATCAGTCTTTTGTTGAGCGAGGCACTGAGTCCGTACCAGGTGGTCCTGACCCCCTCGGGAGCCCATGGCGAGTGCCTGGTGAGCTTGAGCACTACGGCAGGGACCCTGGTCGTGGAGCGCGAGGTCAACCAGGCCCAGCTCACCGACAAGCGCCTGCTGACCGATGTGGTCGACGGCCTGCATCGCGATGTACTGATTGCCGAGGGGCGCCTGGAGCCCTGCGTGTTCGCGGCGTTGCGTCATGCCGGCGAAGGCAAGTCATTCGAGCGCCGTACATGA
- the thrC gene encoding threonine synthase encodes MRYISTRGQAPALNFEDVLLAGLATDGGLYVPENLPRFTQEEIASWAGLPYHELAFRVMRPFVSGSIADADFKKILEETYGVFAHSAVAPLRQLNGNEWVMELFHGPTLAFKDFALQLLGRLLDHVLEKRGERVVIVGATSGDTGSAAIEGCKRCDNVDIFILHPHNRVSDVQRRQMTTILGENIHNIAIEGNFDDCQEMVKASFADQGFLKGTRLVAVNSINWARIMAQIVYYFHAALQLGGPARSVAFSVPTGNFGDIFAGYLARNMGLPISQLIVATNRNDILHRFMSGNQYVKETLHATLSPSMDIMVSSNFERLLFDLHGRNGAAIAGLMDNFKQGGGFSVEQERWAEARKLFDSLAVTDEQTCETIADVFAQTGEVLDPHTAIGVRAARECRRSLDTPMVILGTAHPVKFPDAVQKAGVGKALELPAHLSDLFQREERCTVLANDLKAVQAFVSQHGNRGKPL; translated from the coding sequence ATGCGCTATATCAGCACCCGCGGCCAGGCACCGGCCCTGAATTTCGAAGATGTACTGCTCGCTGGCCTGGCCACTGACGGCGGCCTCTACGTGCCGGAGAACCTGCCGCGGTTCACCCAGGAAGAAATTGCCTCCTGGGCCGGCCTGCCGTATCACGAGCTGGCATTCCGGGTCATGCGCCCGTTCGTCAGCGGCAGCATCGCCGACGCCGACTTCAAGAAGATCCTCGAGGAAACCTACGGAGTCTTCGCCCATAGCGCCGTGGCGCCGCTGCGCCAGCTCAACGGCAACGAGTGGGTGATGGAGCTGTTCCACGGCCCGACCCTGGCGTTCAAGGACTTTGCCCTGCAACTGCTGGGCCGCCTGCTGGACCATGTCCTGGAGAAACGCGGCGAGCGCGTGGTGATCGTCGGCGCCACCTCCGGCGATACCGGCTCGGCGGCCATCGAAGGCTGCAAGCGTTGCGACAACGTCGACATCTTCATCCTGCACCCGCATAACCGCGTCTCGGACGTGCAGCGCCGGCAGATGACCACCATCCTGGGCGAGAACATCCACAACATCGCCATCGAAGGCAACTTCGACGACTGCCAGGAAATGGTCAAGGCCAGCTTCGCTGACCAGGGCTTCCTCAAGGGCACCCGCCTGGTGGCCGTGAACTCGATCAACTGGGCGCGGATCATGGCCCAGATCGTCTACTACTTCCACGCGGCCCTGCAGCTGGGCGGCCCGGCGCGTTCCGTGGCGTTCTCGGTGCCCACCGGCAACTTCGGCGACATCTTCGCCGGCTACCTGGCGCGCAACATGGGCCTGCCGATCAGCCAACTGATCGTCGCCACCAACCGCAACGACATCCTGCACCGCTTCATGAGCGGCAATCAGTACGTCAAGGAAACCCTGCACGCGACCCTGTCGCCGTCCATGGACATCATGGTCTCGTCGAACTTCGAGCGACTGCTGTTCGACCTGCACGGCCGCAATGGTGCGGCCATCGCCGGCCTGATGGACAACTTCAAGCAGGGCGGTGGTTTCAGCGTCGAGCAAGAGCGCTGGGCTGAAGCCCGCAAGCTGTTCGATTCCCTGGCGGTCACTGACGAGCAGACCTGCGAGACCATCGCCGACGTCTTCGCCCAGACCGGCGAAGTGCTGGACCCGCATACCGCGATCGGCGTCCGAGCTGCCCGCGAGTGCCGGCGCAGCCTCGACACGCCGATGGTTATCCTGGGCACCGCGCACCCGGTCAAGTTCCCGGATGCGGTGCAGAAGGCCGGTGTCGGCAAGGCCTTGGAGCTGCCGGCGCATCTGTCCGACCTGTTCCAGCGTGAAGAGCGCTGCACGGTCCTGGCCAACGACCTCAAAGCAGTGCAGGCTTTCGTCAGCCAGCACGGCAATCGTGGCAAGCCGCTCTGA
- a CDS encoding CaiB/BaiF CoA transferase family protein has protein sequence MNSLSKPLAGLKVIELGTLIAGPFASRICAEFGAEVIKVESPDGGDPLRKWRKLYEGTSLWWFVQARNKKSLTLNLKHPDGLAVLKQLLGEADILIENFRPGVLEKLGLGWDVLHALNPKLVMVRLSGFGQTGPMKEQPGFGAVGESMGGLRYITGFDDRPPVRTGISIGDSIAALWGVIGALMALRHREVNGGLGQVVDVALYEAIFAMMESMVPEFDVFGFIRERTGNIMPGITPSSIHTSADGKHVQIGANGDAIFKRFMQLIGRDDLANDPSLASNDGRDNRRDELYGVIDRWVASLPLDQVLEQLNQGEVPASRIFSAEDMFQDPQFLAREMFLQAKLPDGKPFKMPGIVPKLSHTPGSAEWVGPQLGEHSAEVLANLGYSDEQIRDLRSSGAI, from the coding sequence ATGAACAGTCTCAGCAAGCCCCTCGCCGGATTGAAAGTGATCGAACTCGGCACCCTGATCGCCGGCCCCTTCGCTTCACGCATCTGCGCCGAATTCGGCGCCGAGGTGATCAAGGTGGAATCTCCGGACGGCGGCGATCCGCTGCGCAAGTGGCGCAAGCTGTATGAGGGCACCTCGCTGTGGTGGTTCGTCCAGGCTCGCAACAAGAAATCCCTGACCCTCAACCTCAAGCATCCCGATGGCCTGGCGGTACTCAAGCAGTTGCTGGGCGAGGCTGACATCCTGATCGAGAACTTTCGCCCCGGCGTGCTGGAGAAACTCGGCCTGGGTTGGGATGTGCTGCATGCATTGAACCCGAAGCTGGTGATGGTGCGCCTGTCGGGCTTCGGCCAGACCGGGCCGATGAAGGAGCAACCGGGCTTCGGGGCCGTGGGCGAATCCATGGGCGGCTTGCGCTACATCACCGGCTTCGACGACCGACCACCGGTACGCACCGGAATTTCCATCGGCGACTCCATTGCGGCCTTGTGGGGCGTGATCGGTGCACTGATGGCCCTGCGTCACCGGGAAGTCAACGGCGGCCTGGGGCAGGTGGTGGATGTGGCACTGTACGAAGCGATCTTCGCGATGATGGAGAGCATGGTCCCCGAGTTCGACGTGTTCGGTTTCATCCGCGAGCGCACCGGCAACATCATGCCCGGCATCACGCCCTCCTCCATCCACACCAGCGCCGACGGCAAGCATGTGCAGATCGGCGCCAACGGCGATGCGATCTTCAAGCGCTTCATGCAACTGATCGGCCGCGACGACCTGGCCAACGACCCGTCCCTGGCCAGCAACGACGGACGCGATAACCGCCGCGACGAGCTTTACGGGGTGATCGACCGCTGGGTGGCCTCCCTGCCCCTGGACCAGGTGCTGGAACAATTGAACCAGGGCGAAGTCCCGGCCAGTCGCATCTTCAGCGCCGAAGACATGTTCCAGGACCCGCAATTCCTCGCCCGGGAAATGTTCCTCCAGGCCAAATTGCCGGACGGCAAACCCTTCAAGATGCCGGGCATCGTGCCCAAGCTCTCGCACACGCCTGGGAGCGCCGAGTGGGTCGGGCCGCAACTGGGCGAACACTCTGCCGAGGTGCTGGCGAACCTGGGCTACAGCGACGAGCAGATCCGCGACCTGCGCAGCAGCGGAGCAATCTGA